A section of the bacterium genome encodes:
- a CDS encoding DUF6515 family protein yields MSAVMSVARALGAAIAGLWAVLLLGQVAAAADRGRVEVAQRRGRATFASDWDDWNGGWGGSWNYDWTLMQMQRNAISTQEEQAREAGRAVRRDELEQTRQKDAAESDAYFQSILEASQAALRAPRGVYYRKPGYTSTEAPGPGAAPVQAGGVSYFYDRGIFWLQQGTTYIVVTAPPGAMVPALPAASVRIPFGDKTYWYFFGTFFAEQAGGYAVVSPPAGLTVYYLPDGYTQDKAGGANVFRFGDTLFKPVFVQGVLAYQVVAGS; encoded by the coding sequence ATGAGCGCCGTCATGAGTGTCGCGCGGGCGCTCGGAGCGGCCATCGCCGGCCTCTGGGCGGTGCTGCTGCTCGGCCAGGTGGCCGCCGCGGCCGACCGCGGCCGCGTCGAGGTCGCCCAGCGCCGCGGCAGGGCCACCTTCGCCAGCGACTGGGACGACTGGAACGGCGGGTGGGGCGGGTCCTGGAACTACGACTGGACGCTCATGCAAATGCAGCGCAATGCCATTTCCACCCAGGAGGAGCAGGCCCGCGAGGCCGGCCGCGCCGTGCGCCGCGACGAGCTGGAGCAGACCCGCCAGAAGGACGCCGCCGAGAGCGACGCCTACTTCCAGTCCATCCTCGAGGCGAGCCAGGCCGCGCTGCGGGCACCGCGGGGGGTGTACTATCGCAAGCCCGGCTACACGAGCACCGAGGCGCCGGGTCCGGGCGCCGCGCCCGTCCAGGCCGGCGGCGTCTCCTACTTCTACGACCGGGGGATCTTCTGGCTCCAGCAGGGCACGACGTACATCGTGGTCACGGCGCCCCCCGGCGCGATGGTCCCCGCCCTCCCGGCCGCGAGCGTGCGCATCCCCTTCGGGGACAAGACGTACTGGTACTTCTTCGGCACGTTCTTCGCCGAGCAGGCCGGCGGCTATGCGGTCGTCAGCCCGCCCGCCGGCCTGACGGTGTATTACCTGCCGGACGGGTACACGCAGGACAAGGCCGGGGGCGCGAACGTCTTTCGCTTCGGGGACACGCTCTTCAAGCCGGTCTTCGTCCAGGGCGTGCTGGCCTACCAGGTCGTCGCGGGGTCGTAA
- a CDS encoding DUF2092 domain-containing protein, producing MRLAVSGLFVCLAAGLLPGVQPLRAADAPRAAPPAAPPETSPTTPQAGFDPVAYRLLRSALDRLSSAKAFSFVAEVTSDTTLPSGQRVQFTGRIETELRRPDRLRVSYDGEQRSTRSWYDGKSFTLLDVGTNVYACYPSAASLEDFLGGMRDKLGFTPPLALLLREDPAKRAFARIRRGFAVGSATMGGTTVEHLAFSGDKSDWQFWIEGGLQPTIKRIVVSFREQPATPEFSATFLSWDFSPNLGDDLFTFAPPAGATQCDFRLMPETGGTP from the coding sequence ATGCGACTTGCGGTATCGGGGCTCTTCGTCTGCCTGGCCGCGGGGCTCCTCCCCGGCGTCCAGCCGCTGCGCGCGGCCGACGCACCACGGGCCGCTCCACCGGCCGCGCCGCCGGAGACGTCCCCAACGACGCCCCAGGCGGGGTTCGACCCGGTGGCCTACCGGTTGCTGCGGTCGGCGCTGGACCGGCTCTCGTCGGCGAAGGCGTTCTCCTTCGTCGCCGAGGTCACCAGCGACACCACGCTGCCCTCCGGCCAGCGGGTGCAGTTCACCGGGCGCATCGAGACGGAGCTGCGCCGCCCGGACCGGCTGCGGGTGAGCTACGACGGCGAGCAGCGCTCGACGCGCTCCTGGTACGACGGCAAGTCGTTCACCCTCCTGGACGTGGGCACGAACGTCTACGCCTGCTATCCGAGCGCCGCGTCCCTGGAGGACTTCCTCGGCGGCATGCGCGACAAGCTCGGCTTCACGCCGCCGCTCGCGCTGCTGCTCCGCGAGGACCCGGCGAAGCGGGCCTTCGCGCGGATCCGGCGCGGCTTCGCCGTCGGTTCCGCGACGATGGGCGGGACGACCGTGGAGCACCTGGCCTTCAGCGGCGACAAGAGCGACTGGCAGTTCTGGATCGAGGGCGGGCTGCAGCCCACGATCAAGCGGATCGTGGTCAGCTTCCGGGAGCAGCCGGCGACGCCGGAGTTCTCGGCGACCTTCCTGAGCTGGGACTTCTCGCCGAATCTCGGCGACGACCTCTTCACGTTCGCGCCGCCGGCGGGGGCCACGCAGTGCGACTTCCGACTCATGCCGGAAACGGGAGGCACGCCATGA